attggaagctattttgtagatgacatcgccgaagttgaggatcggcaggatagtcagttttactagcgtaagtttggcggcgtgagtgaaggaggctttgttgtgaaatagataGCCGATTCGAGATTtgatttggattggagatgtttaatatgagtctggaaggaaagtttacagtctagccagacacctaggtatttggagttgtccacatattctaggtcagaaccatccagcgtagtgatgctagtcgggcgggtgggtgcgggcagcaaacggttgaaaagcatgcatttggttttactagcatttaagagcagttggaggccacggaaggagtgttgtatggcattgaagcttgtttggaggttagttaacaccgtgtccaaagaagggctagatgtatacagaatggtgtcgtctgcgtagaggtggatcagggaatcacccgcagaaagagcgacatcattgatatatatatacagagaaaagagtcagcccaagaattgaaccctgtggtacccccatagagactgccagaggtccggacaacaggccctccgatttcacacactgaactctgtctgcgaagtagttggtgaaccaggcgaggcagtcatttgagaaaccaaggctattgagtctgccaataagaatacggtgattgacagagtcgaaagccttggccaggtcgatgaagactgctgcacagtactgtattttatcgatggcggttatatcgtttagtaccttgagtgtggctgaggtgcacccgtgaccagctcggaaaccggatcgcacagcggagaaggtacggtgggattcgaaatggtcggtgatctgtttattaacttggctttcgaagactttagagaggcaggccaggatggatataggtctataacagtttgggtctagagtgtcacccccttttgaagagggggatgaccgcggcagctttccaatctttagggatctcggacgatacaaaagagaggttgatcagactggtaataggggttgcaacaatggcggcggatagttttagaaatagagggtccagattgtctagcccagctgatttgtacgggtccaggttttgcagctctttcagaacatctgcaatctggatttgggtgaaggagaagctggggaggctcgggcaagtagctgcgcgGGGGACGgagctgttggctggggtagccaggaggaaagcatggccagccgtagagaaatgcttattgaaattttcgattataatggatttatcggtggtgaccgtgttacgtagtctcagagcagtgggcagctgggaggaggtgctcttgttctccatggactttacagtgtcccaaaactttgtggagttagagctacaggattcaaatttctgtttaaaaaaagctagcctttgctttccagactgactgcgtgtattggttcctgacttccctgaacagttgcatatcgtggggactaTTCACGGGGACTGCTCTTGTCCAGATGAGATAGGGCAGTGTGACTGCAATTGTATTGTCTtgggatctattggggcagtatgtaaattgaagtgggtctagggtatcaggtaaggtggaggtgaaatgatccttaactagcctctcaaagcacttcatgatgacagaagtgagtgctacagggcgatagttatttagttcagttacctttgctttcttgggtaaagggacaatggtggacatcttgaagcaagtggggacagcagactgggatagggagagattgaatatgtccggatacactccagccagctggtctgcacatgctctgaggacacggctatggatgccgtctgggccggcagccttgcgagggttaacacacgacttactcacgtcggccacggaaaaCGAGAGCCCCCAGCCCTCGGGACTgacatacatacatgcacactGCATTATAAGTAAAAGGCCACAGTATATATCTAAATCACAGGAAATGAATACATTATTATGCAATGTAAAGAAGCCTATGATTGTCACTGTAGAGTTAATTTAACATACAGGTGAGCTGTTTGACAGCCAGATATTCCCACTGTCTTGGTAAATTACGGCAACTTCCAGGTGTAATGAGTTGTGCTGTCCCCTTTTGAGATTAATATAATTCCAGCACCATATAGGAAAGTTGTAGTCTGACATTACTAGGATTATTACAGGGGATGTATTAATGGTGGCCTATACAACAAAGCAAACCATGATTTTCAAAAATGATCAAATCTTTTGAGGTAAATAAAAACCACAAAATCTTTTAAAAACCCTCTTTATTGTACTTTGTCAATAAATAATAAGGCAATGTGTTTGTGTGACAAATTGATTTGACAATTGTCTTCTATAACACTAAGGACTTACCCCCGCACTTGATCTATGATCACGTCAAATATAGTCAATTGAGCAAGACAAATGGCAAACCTTTTAGTTGCTGGAAACCAAATATGTCAGTATGTCATATGCACTCACAGACATAGGCTACGACTACATCAATTTGGTAAGAACCTTTTTTTTTTGGTTGAAAAATCCATTCATATGGGCTAAGACAGTTGAAGCAAAATCCAAACCCAATGGCAACAATAATACTTTGGGTTATGTATTCAACAAGACACAAGGCCAATAAGACTTTTCAGTTTTGTACCCTAATAGGCTATAGACTAAAAAATGTGTGGTAGCACACAGAAAGTCTAATAACAAGCCTACTGATAATCTCATTCTGCTCCAGTGACTGACTGTATTGCTCGTATTGAAAAGGTGTTGTACCGATTGCCAAACACATTCTTCTGTTTGGAAATCATTTCTTAGAAACAACTTGAATGACACTATGATAAATAAAAGTGCATTACAGAGAATGAAACAGAATAATAAATACAGAAACATCTgataattaaataaaataaattgtatattaattaataaataaataaatataggatGGAAAAAGTTCCAATATACCATATAAAAGTTACAAATGATTTAGCTTAATTTAAAAAACACTTAGTTAAAAAAATAGAAAGGCAATCAGACCAAATTTAAGAATGAACAAAAGGGGTTGATCATGGACATGGATTTTTCATACTGTATTATGTGATGAGATTATGATGGTTgttgatacactatatatacaaaagtatgtggaccccatcaaattagtggattcggctattctagccacacctgttgctgacaggtgtataaagtcgagcacaccgccatgcaatctccatagacaaacattgacagtagaatggccttactgaagagctcagtgacagtcataggatgcccccTTTCTAGCAAGTCAGTTTGTTACATTTcgtccctgctagagctgccccggtgaactttaagtgctgttattgtgaagtggaaacgtctaggagtaacaacggctcagccgcgaagtagtaggccacacaagctcacagaacgggaccgccagaCGCTgaagttgcaacactcactactgagttccaaactgcctctggaagcaacgtcagcacaataactgttcgttgggagcttcatgaaattggtttccatggccgagcagccgcagacaagcctaagatcaacatgcgcaatgcaaatcgttggctggagtggtataaagctcaccgccattggactctggagcagtggaaacgcgttctctggcgtgatgaatcacgcttcaccatctggcagtctgttcgacgagcaggtgtccacatacttttggcaatgTAGTGTAGTTGACGCACATTTGTCAATTCACCAGCTATTGTGTCTATTACCTTACTAAAACATTGGTTCTTCTTACACAGAGAGAGTGGTAACACAAAACAGTCGGTCACACCACACACTGACCTACACAACTTCATAGTTGGAAAAAAAACCACAACCTGAACACATCAGGTTGAACACCACCGACAAGCCCCATTTTCACCTTAATCAAAGTACACTTATCAAGAGTCAACTCTAAGTTATTCTCTACACTGAAAAATAGATGCTGAATGTATTATATTAGATCaatcttatgtaaatgtgaacaACCTAATTGGCACATTTGCAATTACATTCTTAAAGACAGAGGATAGCACTTGTATTGTGCACCCTgtgaaagacaaagacagaaagggaagatATGAGGAGCCAGGTAGAGGCTGATAGAGGTCACAGACAAAGGAAGGAAGACATTTAGAGGCAGGTTTAACATTTCACATGAGTTTAAAACACGTATAGTGCCCATgttaatataataatactattgAGGGTGCCCCGATTTGTTACCAGATACCCCCCTAATTCAAAGCCTCTtatagagggtgaggagagaaagcagagatGAGAGGTGCTTCATACAGGATCTCCTGAACCAGTTAACCTCTACTCAGATAGAAAATAGTGAACAAGTGGACAATGGAGCTGACAGTCTAGCCTTCTAATCTGTCTCTCAGCAAACTAAAACGATTCAGAGCTTAATCTAACTAATTTACTCAGAGACTGGTTTACACATGACTGTTAAGGGGCATTCACAGAACTGTTCCCTTGCCTAACTTGTCCACCAGTTTGCCCAGGAGGTGGTGCCTTATTGCTGGTAGTTTCCATATTGACCCTAAGGGAGTGGGAGGTAGAAAAGAAAACACAAATCTTTAGTCATTTCAGGTCAGCATGAGATGGGGAATACTTTCGTTCATTAATACTTTCTCATGATTAAAAGCAACCCATGGGCATCGCCATTGTGGTAATTTGCGGTGTGAGTTGCCCAATTTACCCAATGTTTGGTTGGACAGCACCGTCCTCCTCAAAACGTGGGGTCGGGGgtagctgtagctgtacctgttcGTAAGCGTAGGGCCTCTGTGTCTGTGCCCCAGGGGCAGCCTGGGAGGAGCGGTAGGAGCTATACGCCTGGCCCTGACCCTGCTGGTACTGGGAGTACTGGGACGACGCACCCTGACCTGGACCTGGAGACCAAATCAGTCAATCAACCAAGTATTCAATCACTCTGACAGATGTAACAGTAAAACAATCATCTTCTCAAATACCAATTCACTGATTTAATGTTCAATTCCCAACTATCTGCATCAACATGTCCATAGCAAAACATAGGCAAGtgcgcacctgtgtgtgtgttccttaccATAGCCCTGTTGCTGTGTGCTGTAACCCTGCTGTGAGGGGTACTGTTGCTGGCTGAAGGGCTGCTGCTGACCTGAGCCATGCTGGTACTGGGCTTGCTGCTGACTGTACTGGGAGTTGCCTGGGGGTCAGAAGTAGGGATGTAACTACTTCAAGATTTACTTCAGACTTGTATTAAGCGGACTGTAGTTCCTCGTGGACAGATGCACATAAAATAAATAGTAATCAAGCATCTGCTATATTTTACTTCTGGGTGTCTGAGATTAGGCCTAGTGTGGCAGATAGCTAGCAGCTACAATGTTATCACAACCTTTATGCTTATTAGGCATGAGTCTGATGTGGTTTGGGAACATACCTCCTTCGTAGTAGTGCTGTGAGGACTCGTCAAAGGGCCTCTCATAGCCCTGTTCGCCGTAGGACGACTGTTGGTAGGAGTACTCGCCATGACCTGGAGTGGGCAGGAATGAGCACATGCCAAAACCACTCTATTAAAAACAATGTGGGTCCTCACACACATGGTAGAGAGCTTGGTCCTCTCACAGTTCATAAAGCTTATACATACATTGGTGTTCACCATAAgatggcaagagcacaaacagacaTTTGCCGTGCCTCGGACACTCAAATACAAACTCACATTTAaacaaagcacacacaaacaccccacAATCAGTTGGAGCTTTGGGAAATCTCTGGGACCAACTGCAAGTTTAGGTACACCAAAGGGGAACACTATTAACAGAGACACACCGGGAGGTAACAGTTCTGGGACCAATCTCTGCACTTTGCCATAACAATCATAATCCATCCATATTATGACTGTACAAAAGACTCCCATTAAACTCCCACACGAAGATAAAGAAAAGACAAGAAGCCAGAGGATTGATATATTGAGTTCAGCGCTGCAGTATTACTTGAAGACAGGGCAGTGGGATAACACAGACGGGATggcatgtatctgtgtgtgtgtgtgattgagatgTCTGaaaggtgtgtatgtgtttggagtggttgtgtgtgtgagggtcaAGGCTCTGAATGATTACCATCAGGGTAATACTGCTGGTTTATGGGCTCACTGGAGCTCTgagtgtgtccatactgctctccGTAGAACTCGTCTTGTCCCATGTACTGCAGTGCACATCCTGCAAGACAGGCGACACCAGGATTGGTTAATCAGCTGGTCCGACCAATGGGCCTCTGTTGGTGACTAAAGGAGGCTGGGCCAGGGCACTTTGGCAGTTGGAGAGTTGGGAGTGTCTGcgtgtttggttttactatccttctagggaccagaagtcctcacaagaatactaaacaaggaaaattcagacaagtggggacatttcaccGGTTCCATGAAGGAAAATTACTATTTTAGGCttggggttagaattagggttaggagttaggtttaggtttaggagttaggtttaggggttaagggttaggtaaAATAGGATTTGTGATTCAATTGTttggtcctcacaaggatagtaaaataaacgtgtgtgttggttcttctatccttgtggggaccagaagtcctcacaagaatagtGAAACAAGGAAAATTCAGACATGTGTGGACCTTTCACAAGTCCCAAGAAGGAAAAttactattttaggcttaggggttaggtttagggttataattaggtttaggagttaggggttaaaggttaggtgTTAGGGAAAGTAGGATTTGTGAttaaattgtttggtccccacaaggatagtaaaacaaatgtgtgtgtgtgtgtgtgtgtgtgtgtgtgtgtgtgtgtgtgtgtgtgtgtgtgtgtgtgtgttggttagtTCTTCTATCTTTGTGGGGACCTTAAATACcccaaagtccccacaaggaaggtaaaacaaggacaattctTCCTTGTGGGGACGTTTCTCACATCCCCATgaagacaaaggctattttaagattagcggttagggttacaattagagtaagtggttaggtttaaggttagaagTTAGGTTTAgggctggggttaaggttagggaaaatagcTCCCCATGAGGATAGAATAgaaaaatgtgtgtatgtgtgagtgtgagagagaacaagaggcACAAGAGTGAGAGATGCACAATGTGTGCCTGCATGCATTAgtatgtgcatgagtgtgtgtctgtgcgtatgagagcgagagagagagggagaggagaagtggCGTCATATGGGTGCTAATTATGTCATGAGAAGCTTTTTTTGTGGTTGAATGACTGAAGTTCAAGTAGAATTAGACTGAATACATGATAGTGTAGGAGGCGTTAAGTAGACTGAAGTCTCTTGTTGAAACCCACGTATTCTGGTTTTCCCTTATTTTGTTCCGAAGGATAGCAATGCCCTATTCTATCTGAAATGTGAATTGATAACGTTTGTGTTGGGAAGAAAATGCATCAAAGAACTGAAGGATTTTGGCTGCCATTTGAGTCCAATCATTCTCATGTCAGAATGTTCAGCCCTATCCAAACCATGATCTGAAAAATTATAGATTCCTATGAGAATGAAATTAAATATGACTTTCTGAAAAGACCAATGACAGAGAGGGAAGTTTTCAGAAATCCCAGCGGGTCAAtcagtggtgttggtggtggtgctggtggtggtgttggtggtctgCAAAAACTACAGATGCCATTCTTTCCTTTTACATCACAAACTACCAactcaaaaaaacaaaaacaaaattctgTTGCCAAATGTATTACTGGAAATATCGTTATATCTGCAAGATAGAAACTCACAGTCTCGCAAAAtataaatattctaaaacatattGATCCTATGACGTAATGCAAAAGGACCATTATCACAGCAGTCAACAGCTAGAGAAGAAAGCATCTTCCAT
The DNA window shown above is from Salmo salar chromosome ssa13, Ssal_v3.1, whole genome shotgun sequence and carries:
- the LOC106566740 gene encoding calcium-responsive transactivator isoform X4, which produces MQSLLPAPPTANMGSMGPGGMGQNGGSGPIHSQSNLNDTMTPGLPPPSLMQSQMSNVSMMQQQSATPHYPSSQTGAGQQHYQGQQTAMGMLGQSGQGNSMVSQRPMGTYRPTQQGCALQYMGQDEFYGEQYGHTQSSSEPINQQYYPDGHGEYSYQQSSYGEQGYERPFDESSQHYYEGGNSQYSQQQAQYQHGSGQQQPFSQQQYPSQQGYSTQQQGYGPGQGASSQYSQYQQGQGQAYSSYRSSQAAPGAQTQRPYAYEQVQLQLPPTPRFEEDGAVQPNIGVNMETTSNKAPPPGQTGGQVRQGNSSVNAP
- the LOC106566740 gene encoding calcium-responsive transactivator isoform X1 produces the protein MSVAFLSARPRSKGEVTQQTIQKMLDENHHLIQCIMDYQSKGKTAECTQYQQILHRNLVYLATIADSNQNMQSLLPAPPTANMGSMGPGGMGQNGGSGPIHSQSNLNDTMTPGLPPPSLMQSQMSNVSMMQQQSATPHYPSSQTGAGQQHYQGQQTAMGMLGQSGQGNSMVSQRPMGTYRPTQQGCALQYMGQDEFYGEQYGHTQSSSEPINQQYYPDGHGEYSYQQSSYGEQGYERPFDESSQHYYEGGNSQYSQQQAQYQHGSGQQQPFSQQQYPSQQGYSTQQQGYGPGQGASSQYSQYQQGQGQAYSSYRSSQAAPGAQTQRPYAYEQVQLQLPPTPRFEEDGAVQPNIGVNMETTSNKAPPPGQTGGQVRQGNSSVNAP